The Siniperca chuatsi isolate FFG_IHB_CAS linkage group LG2, ASM2008510v1, whole genome shotgun sequence genome window below encodes:
- the LOC122870179 gene encoding odorant receptor 131-2-like, with product MIYAYFRQDLAILEMNFSSVNGTSAVTRNDRDTFATAVTKNVIVTALCISINYINGTLVHTFRKHQIFNSNPRYILFIHLVINDMTQLVLTTLLHIISYTLHTISVPFCLILLIITILTTLNTPLNLAGMAVECYIAICFPLRHGQICTVKKTFILIGLIWVASTFSILPDVFILLAMEPLQFFYSKVLCARDYVFRSPYGLRKRDASHIVCLVLVWLTLLYTYFRILFSAKKATVDIKKARNTILLHGFQLLLCMLTYVSHLFEQGLLYLLPKQVLAIHFASYITVQILPRFISPIVYGLRDQTFRTYVRRHLLCKI from the exons ATGATCTATGCTTATTTCAGACAGGATTTAGCCATTTTAGAAATGAACTTTTCATCTGTCAACGGCACTTCAGCTGTAACCAGGAATGATCGGGACACCTTCGCCACAGCTGTGACCAAGAATGTGATTGTCACAGCCCTCTGCATCTCCATTAACTACATCAATGGTACTCTGGTCCACACTTTCAGAAAGCACCAG ATCTTCAATTCAAACCCTCGTTACATTCTGTTCATCCACCTGGTGATAAATGACATGACGCAGCTGGTCCTGACAACTCTTCTCCACATCATCAGCTACACCCTTCACACAATCAGTGTACCCTTCTGCCTCATCCTGCTGATCATTACCATCCTCACCACCCTCAACACCCCACTAAACTTGGCTGGCATGGCAGTCGAGTGCTACATCGCCATCTGCTTCCCCCTCCGTCATGGACAGATCTGTACCGTCAAGAAAACCTTTATCCTGATTGGTTTGATCTGGGTTGCGAGCACATTCTCTATCCTACCAGATGTCTTCATCCTCCTGGCCATGGAGCCGCTGCAGTTTTTTTACTCTAAAGTTTTATGTGCCAGAGATTACGTGTTCAGGAGCCCTTACGGCCTGAGGAAGAGGGATGCTTCACACATTGTCTGTCTTGTCCTGGTTTGGCTCACACTCCTCTACACTTACTTCAGGATTCTGTTTAGTGCCAAGAAAGCAACGGTAGACATTAAAAAAGCCAGAAACACTATTCTCCTGCATGGTTTTCAGTTGCTGTTATGTATGCTTACTTATGTGAGCCACCTTTTTGAACAAGGTCTGCTCTACTTATTGCCCAAACAGGTCCTGGCCATACACTTTGCCTCCTATATCACTGTCCAGATCCTGCCGCGGTTTATTAGTCCCATTGTCTACGGACTGCGAGACCAGACCTTCAGGACATATGTGAGAAGGCACCTGCTTTGTAAAATATAA
- the LOC122870154 gene encoding odorant receptor 131-2-like, whose product MSSSVGPGGNMTLPYQFMLVRDTFTTAFVKNLIVVLVWLILSYINGTLVATFFRHQIFYEDPRYILFIHMVINDAIQLTVTITLFVLSYIFYKINVSFCCFFILVAVFTTRNTPVNLASMAIERYIAICEPLRHPQICTVRRTYVVIGLIWFICVAPDITDLFVTLATESLSFFHESVFCLRQNVFKDPILAYKRQAFDIIYFSCVFLILVFTYLRILCAARALSTEKMSAQRAKNTILLHGVQLAMCMLSYISPSVEVVLHLIFPGQILEIRFANYLIVYILPRFLSPIIYGVRDKKFRKYLKIYFLSHRCKVKLQTVAPLDENNM is encoded by the exons ATGAGCTCATCAGTGGGTCCCGGAGGCAACATGACACTTCCCTATCAG TTCATGCTCGTCAGAGATACCTTCACCACGGCATTTGTGAAGAACCTGATTGTGGTTCTGGTCTGGCTCATCCTCAGTTACATCAATGGCACCTTGGTTGCAACCTTTTTTAGACACCAg ATTTTTTACGAAGACCCTCGTTACATCCTCTTCATCCACATGGTGATCAACGATGCCATCCAGCTGACCGTCACAATCACACTTTTTGTCCTCAGCTACATCTTCTACAAGATTAACGTGtccttctgctgcttctttatCCTGGTGGCAGTCTTCACCACCAGAAACACCCCCGTCAACTTAGCTAGCATGGCCATAGAGCGCTACATTGCCATTTGCGAGCCTTTACGCCACCCCCAGATCTGCACAGTGCGAAGGACTTACGTTGTCATCGGGTTGATTTGGTTTATATGCGTGGCTCCGGATATTACAGATCTATTTGTGACGCTAGCAACTGAGTCCCTGAGCTTCTTTCATGAGTCTGTGTTCTGCTTGCGCCAGAACGTGTTCAAAGACCCGATCCTGGCATACAAAAGACAAGCCTTTGATATCATCtacttctcctgtgtgtttctgattctggtCTTCACCTACTTGAGGATCCTGTGTGCAGCCAGGGCCCTCTCCACAGAGAAGATGTCAGCCCAGAGAGCCAAGAACACCATCCTGCTCCACGGGGTCCAGCTGGCCATGTGCATGCTCTCCTACATCTCCCCCAGTGTGGAGGTTGTTCTGCATCTAATCTTCCCCGGCCAAATCCTAGAAATCAGATTTGCAAACTACCTGATCGTCTACATCCTGCCCCGGTTCCTGAGCCCAATAATCTACGGTGTCAGAGACAAAAAGTTCAGGAAGTACCTCAAGATTTACTTTCTGAGCCACAGGTGCAAGGTCAAACTGCAGACAGTGGCCCCCCTGGACGAAAATAACATGTAA
- the LOC122870138 gene encoding odorant receptor 131-2-like: protein MLVMLNSTSSSPLDLLMSNTSSALTGGAVAVPKDSFSNALTKNIVAMAVWLALSVINSSMVLTFLRHRLFYENPRYIMFICMVINDALQLSLVTALYVVSYIFRKIHASVCCFLIMTAVLTTRSTPLILAGMAVERYISICFPLHYSQMCTISRTLLLICVIFILTLTPPITDLLITLINEPLSFFHTNIFCDHPLLFRHQSIYYKNCVFDGVYLSFVALTLLYTYCKIMLTAQAASAGLASVKRARNTVLLHGVQLLLCMLAFVVPSLQAALISLFPSLSLEIRYIFFLVVYIIPRFLSPMIYGFRDEQFRKYWTPYLACRSQSIGRVRPALLKVNL from the exons ATGTTGGTGATgctcaactccacctcctccagccctctggacctGCTGATGAGTAATACCAGCTCTGCGCTGACAGGGGGCGCCGTGGCAGTGCCTAAAGACAGCTTCTCTAATGCTCTCACCAAGAACATAGTGGCCATGGCGGTCTGGCTGGCCCTCAGTGTCATCAACAGCAGCATGGTGCTTACCTTCCTACGGCACAG ACTCTTCTATGAGAACCCCCGGTACATCATGTTCATCTGCATGGTGATCAACGACGCTCTGCAGCTAAGCCTTGTAACAGCTCTCTACGTGGTCAGCTACATCTTCAGGAAGATCCACGCCTCTGTCTGCTGCTTTCTG ATCATGACGGCGGTCCTCACCACCCGCTCCACCCCTCTCATCCTGGCCGGCATGGCCGTGGAGCGCTACATCTCCATCTGCTTCCCCTTGCACTACAGCCAGATGTGCACCATCTCTCGCaccctcctcctcatctgtgTCATCTTCATCCTCACCCTCACCCCGCCCATCACCGACCTCCTCATCACCCTCATCAACGAGCCTCTAAGTTTCTTCCACACCAACATTTTTTGCGACCACCCGCTTCTCTTTCGCCACCAGTCCATCTACTACAAGAACTGTGTGTTTGACGGGGTGTACCTCTCCTTTGTGGCTCTGACGCTGCTCTACACCTACTGTAAGATCATGCTGACAGCACAGGCTGCCTCAGCAGGCCTGGCCTCGGTGAAGAGAGCGAGGAACACTGTGCTGCTTCATGGGGTGCAG ctgctgctgtgcatgCTTGCGTTTGTGGTTCCTTCCCTGCAGGCAGCTCTCATCTCCCTCTTCCCCAGTCTGAGTCTGGAGATTCGTTACATCTTCTTCCTGGTCGTCTACATCATCCCCCGTTTCCTGAGCCCAATGATCTATGGTTTTCGGGACGAGCAGTTCAGGAAGTACTGGACCCCGTACCTGGCTTGTCGAAGCCAAAGTATCGGCAGGGTCAGACCGGCGTTACTGAAAGTGAACCTGTAG